One part of the Odontesthes bonariensis isolate fOdoBon6 chromosome 13, fOdoBon6.hap1, whole genome shotgun sequence genome encodes these proteins:
- the LOC142397216 gene encoding POU domain, class 3, transcription factor 4-like: MATAASSPYTLLSSSSMIHADSQAMQPASPYRGHQKLLQSDYLQSVQSNGHPLGHQWASSLSEGSPWSTSMEQQDVKPGREDLQLGIIHHRSPHVAHHSPHHNNHGNHPGAWGTPVSHNSSISSGQQINIYSQTGFTVNGMLDHGGLTPPPNPQGQGMHPGLRDTLSPEHSDLGGHHCHDHSDEETPTSDELEHFAKQFKQRRIKLGFTQADVGLALGTLYGNVFSQTTICRFEALQLSFKNMCKLKPLLNKWLEEADSSTGSSSSIDKIAAQGRKRKKRTSIEVSVKGVLETHFLKCPKPSAQEITSLADTLQLEKEVVRVWFCNRRQKEKRMTPPGEPPPHEGPYSHSGSAGDASSCHDL, from the coding sequence ATGGCCACAGCTGCCTCCAGCCCCTACACCCTGCTCAGCTCCAGCTCAATGATCCACGCGGACAGCCAGGCCATGCAGCCTGCTAGCCCCTACAGAGGACACCAGAAACTCCTCCAGAGTGACTACCTGCAGAGCGTCCAGAGTAACGGACACCCCCTCGGGCACCAGTGGGCGAGCAGCCTGTCTGAGGGCAGCCCCTGGTCGACCTCCATGGAGCAGCAGGACGTGAAACCAGGCCGAGAGGACCTGCAGCTCGGCATCATCCATCACCGCTCTCCGCACGTCGCACATCACTCTCCTCATCACAACAACCACGGCAACCACCCAGGAGCATGGGGGACTCCGGTGTCCCATAACTCCTCCATCTCCAGCGGGCAGCAGATCAACATCTACTCCCAGACGGGCTTCACTGTCAACGGCATGCTGGACCACGGCGGGCTCACACCTCCACCCAACCCGCAGGGCCAAGGCATGCACCCGGGCCTCAGAGACACTCTCAGCCCCGAGCACAGCGACCTCGGCGGGCACCACTGCCACGACCACTCCGACGAGGAGACGCCAACCTCGGACGAGCTGGAGCACTTTGCCAAGCAGTTCAAACAGAGGAGAATCAAGCTGGGCTTTACGCAGGCCGACGTGGGTTTGGCTCTGGGCACGCTGTATGGTAACGTCTTTTCCCAAACGACCATCTGCAGGTTCGAGGCGCTGCAGCTGAGCTTTAAAAACATGTGTAAACTAAAGCCGCTGCTGAACAAGTGGCTGGAGGAGGCCGACTCGTCCACGGGCAGCTCCAGCAGTATAGACAAAATAGCAGCTcaggggaggaagaggaagaagaggacgTCCATCGAGGTCAGCGTGAAGGGAGTCCTGGAGACGCACTTTCTCAAGTGTCCCAAACCGTCCGCGCAGGAGATCACCTCTCTGGCGGACACGCTGCAGCTGGAGAAGGAGGTGGTGCGCGTGTGGTTCTGCAACCGGAGGCAGAAGGAGAAGCGCATGACGCCGCCCGGGGAGCCGCCGCCGCACGAGGGACCCTATTCTCACAGCGGAAGCGCAGGGGACGCCTCCTCGTGCCACGATCTCTGA